Proteins from a single region of Gordonia hongkongensis:
- a CDS encoding PspA domain-containing protein — protein sequence MTNAEEPGRSDEIIDAEIVPTGPVPGAVPDPDYSDSGVPTFDFVRDKIENRITTAIGSQELAETSAEGQSVDEMMRKRDEAAKKRLEEIRKSMGS from the coding sequence ATGACGAATGCCGAGGAGCCCGGACGGTCCGACGAGATCATCGATGCGGAGATCGTGCCGACCGGCCCGGTGCCCGGAGCGGTTCCCGATCCGGATTACTCCGACAGCGGCGTCCCGACCTTCGACTTCGTGCGCGACAAGATCGAGAACCGCATCACCACCGCGATCGGGTCGCAGGAGCTGGCGGAGACGAGCGCCGAGGGCCAGTCCGTCGACGAGATGATGCGCAAACGCGACGAGGCCGCGAAGAAGCGACTCGAGGAGATCCGCAAATCGATGGGTTCGTAG
- the uvrA gene encoding excinuclease ABC subunit UvrA encodes MVDRLIVRGAREHNLRGIDVDLPRDSLIVFTGLSGSGKSSLAFDTIFAEGQRRYVESLSAYARQFLGQMDKPDVDFIEGLSPAVSIDQKSTNRNPRSTVGTITEVYDYLRLLYARAGKAHCPICGEPIAKQTPQQIVDQVLAMDEGTRFQVLAPVVRTRKGEFVDLFAELQTQGFSRARIDGVVHQLTDPPKLKKQEKHDIEVVVDRLVVKSSAKQRLTDSVETGLRLADGIIVLDFVDLEEDDPERERRFSERMACPNAHPIAIDDLEPRSFSFNSPYGACPECDGLGIRKEVDEELVVPDPEMSLAEGAIAPWSTGHNADYFLRLMSGLADQMKFDINTPWKKLPIKARRALLNGSDHQVHVKFRNRYGRTRSYYTEFEGVLSFLARRMDQTESEQMKERYEGYMRDVPCPACQGARLRPEILAVTLDHPEFGPKSIAEVCALSVADCADFLDQLRLDSRQAAIAGRVLKEVQARIRFLLDVGLEYLSLERAAGSLSGGEAQRIRLATQIGSGLAGVLYVLDEPSIGLHQRDNRRLIDTLTRLRDLGNTLIVVEHDEDTIRAADWIVDIGPRAGEHGGHVVHSGSYKDLLKNRKSLTGAYLAGRDTLPVPDIRRPIDRKRQLTVVGAREHNLRGIDVSFPLGVMTAVTGVSGSGKSTLVNDILATVLANKLNGARQVPGRHTRIKGLDNLDKLVQVDQSPIGRTPRSNPATYTGVFDKIRTLFAATTEAKVRGYQPGRFSFNVKGGRCEACTGEGTIKIEMNFLPDVYVPCEVCHGARYNRETLEVHYKGKTISEVLDMPIEEAADFFEPVTSIHRYLKTLVDVGLGYVRLGQPAPTLSGGEAQRVKLAAELQKRSMGRTVYILDEPTTGLHFEDIKKLLAVINGLVDKGNTVIVIEHNLDVIKTADWVIDMGPEGGAGGGTVVGEGTPEDIAATPGSHTGKFLAEIVDIGHAVASVG; translated from the coding sequence GTGGTTGATCGTCTGATCGTCCGAGGTGCCCGCGAACACAATCTGCGCGGCATCGATGTCGACCTGCCCCGGGACAGCCTCATCGTCTTCACGGGGTTGTCGGGATCGGGCAAGTCGTCTCTCGCCTTCGACACGATCTTCGCGGAGGGGCAGCGGCGCTACGTGGAGTCACTGTCCGCCTATGCGAGGCAGTTCCTCGGGCAGATGGACAAGCCGGATGTGGACTTCATCGAGGGCCTCTCGCCCGCGGTGTCCATCGATCAGAAGTCGACCAACCGCAATCCCCGGTCGACCGTCGGCACCATCACCGAGGTCTACGACTACCTCCGTCTCCTCTACGCCCGCGCCGGCAAGGCGCACTGCCCGATCTGCGGCGAGCCCATCGCCAAGCAGACACCCCAGCAGATCGTGGATCAGGTGCTCGCGATGGACGAGGGCACGCGCTTCCAGGTGCTCGCGCCGGTCGTGCGTACCCGCAAGGGAGAGTTCGTCGATCTCTTCGCCGAGCTCCAGACGCAGGGCTTTTCCCGCGCCCGCATCGACGGCGTCGTCCATCAGCTGACCGATCCGCCGAAACTGAAGAAGCAGGAGAAGCACGACATCGAGGTGGTCGTCGACCGCCTGGTCGTCAAGTCCAGCGCCAAGCAGCGCCTGACGGATTCGGTCGAGACCGGTCTGCGCCTGGCCGACGGCATCATCGTGCTCGACTTCGTCGACCTCGAGGAGGACGACCCGGAACGCGAGCGCCGCTTCTCGGAGCGGATGGCCTGCCCGAATGCGCATCCGATCGCGATCGACGACCTCGAACCGCGGTCGTTCTCGTTCAACTCGCCGTACGGCGCCTGCCCGGAATGCGACGGGCTCGGCATCCGCAAGGAGGTCGACGAGGAGCTTGTCGTGCCCGACCCGGAGATGTCGCTCGCCGAGGGTGCGATCGCGCCGTGGTCGACCGGCCACAATGCCGATTACTTCCTCCGGTTGATGTCGGGTCTGGCCGATCAGATGAAGTTCGACATCAACACGCCCTGGAAGAAGCTGCCGATCAAGGCGCGTAGGGCCCTGTTGAACGGCAGTGACCACCAGGTCCACGTCAAGTTCCGCAACCGGTACGGCCGCACCCGCTCGTACTACACCGAGTTCGAGGGCGTGCTCTCGTTCCTCGCGCGTCGCATGGACCAGACCGAGTCCGAGCAGATGAAGGAGCGGTACGAGGGCTATATGCGGGACGTGCCGTGTCCGGCCTGTCAGGGTGCGCGCCTGCGCCCGGAGATCCTCGCGGTGACGCTCGACCACCCGGAGTTCGGGCCGAAGTCGATCGCCGAGGTGTGTGCCCTGTCGGTCGCCGACTGCGCCGATTTCCTCGACCAACTGCGGCTCGACTCCCGGCAGGCCGCGATCGCGGGACGGGTCCTCAAGGAGGTCCAGGCCCGCATCCGCTTCCTGCTCGACGTCGGACTCGAGTACCTGTCACTCGAGCGCGCCGCGGGTTCGTTGTCGGGCGGCGAGGCGCAGCGCATCCGCCTGGCCACCCAGATCGGTTCGGGTCTCGCGGGCGTCCTCTATGTTCTCGACGAGCCGTCGATCGGTCTGCACCAGCGCGACAACCGCCGACTCATCGACACGCTGACCCGTCTTCGGGATCTGGGCAACACACTGATCGTCGTCGAACACGACGAGGACACCATCCGCGCCGCCGATTGGATCGTCGACATCGGGCCCCGTGCCGGGGAGCACGGCGGGCACGTGGTGCACAGCGGCAGTTACAAGGACCTGCTGAAGAACCGGAAGTCGCTGACCGGTGCGTACCTCGCCGGTCGCGACACCCTGCCGGTGCCGGACATCCGGCGGCCGATCGATCGCAAGCGCCAGCTGACGGTCGTCGGCGCACGGGAACACAATCTCCGTGGCATTGACGTGTCGTTCCCGCTCGGCGTGATGACCGCGGTCACCGGTGTCTCGGGGTCGGGCAAGTCGACGCTCGTCAACGACATCCTGGCCACCGTGCTCGCCAACAAGCTCAACGGCGCGCGTCAGGTGCCCGGGCGTCACACCCGCATCAAGGGTCTGGACAACCTGGACAAGCTCGTGCAGGTCGACCAGTCGCCGATCGGGCGCACCCCGCGGTCGAACCCGGCCACCTACACCGGTGTCTTCGACAAGATCCGCACGTTGTTCGCGGCGACGACCGAGGCGAAGGTGCGCGGCTATCAACCGGGCCGGTTCTCGTTCAACGTCAAGGGCGGCCGCTGTGAGGCGTGCACCGGTGAGGGCACGATCAAGATCGAGATGAACTTCCTGCCGGATGTGTACGTCCCGTGCGAGGTCTGCCACGGCGCGCGGTACAACCGCGAGACCCTCGAGGTGCACTACAAGGGCAAGACCATCTCCGAGGTGCTCGACATGCCGATCGAGGAGGCCGCCGACTTCTTCGAGCCCGTCACCTCGATCCATCGCTACCTGAAGACACTCGTCGACGTCGGTCTGGGCTATGTCCGGCTCGGGCAGCCGGCGCCGACGCTGTCCGGCGGTGAGGCACAGCGCGTGAAGCTGGCGGCCGAATTGCAGAAGCGGTCGATGGGCCGGACGGTCTACATCCTCGACGAGCCGACCACCGGTCTGCACTTCGAGGACATCAAGAAGCTGCTCGCCGTGATCAACGGTCTGGTCGACAAGGGCAACACGGTCATCGTGATCGAGCACAACCTCGATGTCATCAAGACCGCCGACTGGGTCATCGACATGGGACCCGAGGGTGGCGCGGGTGGTGGAACCGTGGTCGGCGAAGGTACTCCGGAGGACATCGCCGCGACCCCGGGCAGCCACACCGGCAAATTCCTGGCCGAGATCGTCGACATTGGTCACGCGGTGGCGTCGGTCGGCTGA
- a CDS encoding MBL fold metallo-hydrolase, with translation MTSPATPISDDYTGDLSESKTPQRRTLSSATIVKLSVGPMDNNVYLVTSRATGDQLIIDAANDAETITEVLSAVEGTPKLIFTTHQHFDHWQALAAVTESTGVPTAAGRLDAGELPVTPDRLVDDGDVLEVGDLTFEAIHLVGHTPGSIALALTDVDDSGERTVHLFTGDCLFPGGIGKTWKPEDFDTLLEDVSTKLFDRFDDSTIVYPGHGKDTTLGAERGSLPEWRERRW, from the coding sequence ATGACCTCCCCAGCGACACCGATCAGCGACGACTACACCGGCGACCTCTCCGAGTCGAAGACCCCACAGCGCCGCACGCTGTCGTCGGCCACCATCGTCAAGCTGTCCGTCGGCCCGATGGACAACAACGTCTACCTGGTGACCTCGCGTGCGACGGGCGATCAGCTGATCATCGACGCAGCCAACGACGCGGAGACGATCACCGAGGTCTTGTCGGCGGTCGAGGGCACACCGAAGCTCATCTTCACGACCCACCAGCATTTCGATCACTGGCAGGCCCTGGCCGCCGTCACCGAGTCCACCGGGGTGCCGACCGCGGCGGGGCGCCTCGACGCCGGTGAACTGCCGGTCACCCCCGACCGCCTCGTCGACGACGGTGACGTCCTCGAGGTCGGCGACCTCACGTTCGAGGCAATCCATCTCGTCGGGCACACCCCGGGATCGATCGCTCTCGCACTCACCGACGTCGACGACAGCGGCGAGCGAACCGTGCACCTCTTCACCGGTGACTGCCTCTTCCCCGGCGGGATCGGCAAGACCTGGAAGCCGGAGGACTTCGACACCCTCCTCGAGGACGTCTCGACGAAGCTGTTCGACCGCTTCGACGACTCGACCATCGTCTACCCCGGCCACGGCAAGGACACGACCCTGGGCGCCGAGCGCGGGTCACTCCCCGAATGGCGTGAGCGCCGCTGGTGA
- a CDS encoding DoxX family protein codes for MILRRIARPLLASAFVASGVDAIRSPKPIAQSAEPVVDKARSSLPPEVAGRIPENTETLVQINAAAQIGGGILLATGKFPRVASVVLAGTLIPTTAAGTDFWNEADPVKKEAQRNAFIKNVGLLGGVLLAAVDTEGKPSLAWRGRQKASAVAAALPIGAAAGSSTWEHLVERTHDGAEIVSERSADAAAKFREHAPEIAEAAQKRSLELAGKAAETASDVADRIKDRAPVVADAALHRSSELADTALARSSDLAETARKRGPKLVKEAQKRAEKAQKQAAKAQKQAKKKAPKIADSARDRASDLADTARKRAPEFADVARDRSAELADVARARSAELAETARQLAAAAEDSAEQSRKRLRKARR; via the coding sequence ATGATTCTCCGCCGTATAGCCCGTCCGCTCCTCGCCTCGGCGTTCGTCGCCAGCGGCGTGGACGCCATCCGGAGCCCCAAACCGATCGCGCAGTCCGCCGAGCCGGTCGTGGACAAGGCCCGGTCGTCGCTCCCGCCCGAGGTGGCCGGCCGGATCCCGGAGAACACCGAGACCCTGGTGCAGATCAACGCCGCCGCCCAGATCGGCGGCGGAATCCTGCTCGCCACCGGCAAGTTCCCGCGCGTCGCGTCCGTCGTCCTGGCCGGCACCCTGATCCCGACGACCGCAGCCGGCACCGACTTCTGGAACGAGGCGGACCCGGTCAAGAAGGAAGCCCAGCGCAACGCGTTCATCAAGAACGTCGGCCTGCTCGGCGGAGTCCTGTTGGCGGCGGTCGACACCGAGGGCAAGCCGTCGCTCGCGTGGCGCGGCCGTCAGAAGGCATCCGCTGTGGCCGCGGCGCTGCCGATCGGTGCCGCCGCCGGGTCGTCGACCTGGGAGCACCTCGTCGAGCGCACCCACGACGGCGCCGAGATCGTTTCCGAGCGGTCCGCCGACGCCGCGGCGAAGTTCCGCGAGCACGCACCCGAGATCGCCGAAGCCGCGCAGAAGCGCTCCCTCGAGTTGGCCGGAAAGGCCGCCGAGACCGCCTCCGATGTCGCGGATCGCATCAAGGACCGCGCCCCGGTCGTCGCCGACGCGGCTCTCCACCGGTCGTCGGAGCTCGCCGACACGGCGCTCGCGCGTTCGTCTGATCTCGCCGAGACGGCACGCAAGCGGGGCCCGAAGCTCGTGAAGGAAGCGCAGAAGCGGGCCGAGAAGGCCCAGAAGCAGGCCGCGAAGGCGCAGAAGCAGGCGAAGAAGAAGGCTCCGAAGATCGCCGATTCGGCCCGCGACCGTGCGTCCGATCTCGCCGACACCGCCCGCAAGCGCGCACCGGAGTTCGCCGACGTGGCACGCGATCGGTCGGCCGAACTCGCCGACGTCGCCCGCGCACGGTCGGCCGAGCTCGCCGAGACCGCACGCCAGCTCGCCGCAGCTGCCGAGGACTCCGCCGAGCAGAGTCGCAAGCGTCTGCGCAAGGCACGTCGCTGA